A stretch of DNA from Ailuropoda melanoleuca isolate Jingjing chromosome X, ASM200744v2, whole genome shotgun sequence:
CTGAAAAGCAAGACAACTGATGGCAAATAACAACTGCCCCAGACACGAGACTATAAAACTAaggaacttattttaaaatgcacagttGGTAACAAATCTGAAGATAATATGCTGAATTCTCAAGAATAGCACAGAactgtttttttgtattttttgtgtttttgtggttttttttgttttgtttcgtttttaaaTTATACCTGATCACAATGTCCAGAATATTTCTGTACACAGAAGCTTCAGTTTCGGtttggtatattttcttctgtctaAATTGATACATATTGATAAATTCCCTGTGACCAGGAAAACAAGTCAGgcatattaaatacatattaaggAGTACATATTTTCCTATTTAGTATACAAAGAACTTCATAAATATGAATTATGTTACAAAAATAGCTTTGGGTGCGCTCACACGGTAAGCACTTTGCTAATTTCGGACAACCTTTAAGGATTGCAGGTATTTCACGTAACTGAGAACAAACTGTAATGTTAGTTTAATTTGAGCCTTGTTTAATTCTGATAAACATTATGTATTTCTTCAGATCACCACAAATGCTATGTAACTCACATTGAcgtttttcttttaggttttatGTATAGACAGGTAATGCTTAAAgtgttcaaatttattttatagttaggTAATGCATGATatattttacacaaatatttgtaCAATTTAACATTATAAATCCAGTGGTTTCAAGATGCAGGCCATAAAGTTTACCGATTTACAAATACTATCGAATGTTCTCTctttgcatgcttttttttttaaacttttcagaTAATCTTTACACAGAGTTGTTACAATGCCACAAATCAAAAGGATTTATTCCAGTTCCACCGACTTGATCTGCGTGCAAGCTGAAGGACCCAGCTGGGTACAAACACCGGTACCAGTTTTCTCCAGTTGGCTTTACAAAGCACGAAGAGACGAAGGTTTTGCATCGGGGTACAAAACAGATTTGCCTCTTGAGGTTAAATTCAgtgtattatgtatataaagCATCCCTTTGGCAACAGAGTTTGCAGTATCCCCACAGGACTCCACAGTATAGGTTTTATGTAGTAAAATCTAATAAGGAATTCTCTTCTACTGGACACATCTTTGCAGCTACAGTTAATGAGACAGCCTCCGAAACACCTGCCTCTATGCCTATTGATAATATAGTATTTGGAAGTTAGAAGTCAACAAAAGGCACTTTCATCATTAAATAAATGTCCTCTGTATGAAGTGAGATTGCATGACCTAGATCTTGTTCAAAGCTGTCTGCTCCTCAAGGACCTGTAGGTAGTCAGGGGAACTCTGGAGTTTtgccttcagttcaaaatactcGCTGCTCTTCCTCTGCTCCACGACAATTTTACTGTGGTTGCCGCCTATCAGtgacttcttgttttttttgtcttgttgttTTTCTGGATAGCGGATCTCAAAGCCACTGACGCCTATGCTGTTGTActcctttttgttttccagaaaattctgAATAAACACATTGGAATCCCTGCTCGGGAATAATTCATCCAGCTCATCAATTGTGCTCAGTCTCTTCCTGCTATCCACGTGTAATAAATCTTTCTCCTTGTCGGCAACATTTCTCATAACGACTTTCTGTCCTGGAGGATCTGAAAACATGAAGCCGGTTTCGGACTCTTTCAAACCGCAGGTGTGGCTCTTGCTCATCTGCTCTATGGTTTGTGGGATGAAAGCTTCGGTGCCCAGTCCGTCTTTTTTATTGGTCTTGTGGTCATGCTTCCTCAGCTGCAGCTGCATGGAGCCACACTCAGGATTCCCCAGGCCCTCGTGCTTGACCGTGGGTTTCTTGTTTCGCCGCAGCacaaaaacaagaagacaaaaggCAACGAACACAGTTAGGATGAGGACCACTAAGATACTGAGGATTAAAATAGACAGAGGCACCGGGCCACCGGGAGGACTTCGAATGGGACCCAGCGGGGTGGTGAATGTCATGGCAGGTGCAGGGCTCGTTAAGGGCGCAGATGGCTTGTTTAAGAGCTTGGGacataagatttcatttttgagggACTTCAGTTCGATGTTGGCAAACTGCACAGGTGTCTCACATTTCAGTTCTTTCATGACAATCCCGTCATTCAACTTCTCCAGCCACAGCTTTAACGCCACCAAGTCACAGGTGCAGTCCCAAGGGTTGCCCTCCAAGTCAATCTGTGTAAGAGACTGCAGCTGATCGAGGACCCCGCTGACAGGCAAGTACATGAACTTGTTGTTCCTCAGGTTCAGTCTGGCGAGGGGCGCTCCCGAAAAAATGTAAACAGGCAGGCTCTTCAAGAGATTGTTGTTTAAGTACAGTAACTGCAAATTTGGCATTGAGTCAAAGGTGCCTGCTAAGATCTCCTTAATCAAATTGTACTCCAAATACAGATACTGCAGGTTATGAAGGCCTGAAAATATTTCAGGATAGAGTCTTTCAATCTGATTGCCATTGAGATACAGCCTGCGTAAATTAGTGAGATTGTGGAATACATCTCCCTTGATCACTGTAATCTGATTGCTGCCTAAATGGAGCAAATCCAGTCCTTCAAACTCGGCGAAGTCAGCGATGTCCACGTCTTTGATGCTATTGCCATTGACATGCAACTTCTTGGCATTTAAAGGCTTCGGTACCAGTTCAGACATGGactgtatatttttctcttggcaGTTGACACTCAGTCCCAGATCCGAAGGGTATGTTTTGCAAAAGCAGGGTGCTGGGCAAGGTGTCAGAGGAGGCACCCTTGTTTGGTAAGACACAATCTGACTGAGATTGCGGTTGGAGAGGGATTTGCCTGCCACGATTCCAGAGATCTTGGAAGGATTTGTGGTTTTCGGTGGTTTGGTCACTAATCTGTGTAAGGATGTTTGGGTCGTGTGACCATTGGGAGTTGTGAAGCCATTCTCCAGCTGCGATGGAGGCAGGATTCGTACATCAAAATCACTGCCTGTGCCCATGGGGCATAATTCttgtttgttggtttcttttaaaaGCCTTCCGTATAAGTCACTGGGAGTTTCGCAGATAGCCTCTCCTATGTAAATGTTATATGGCATATTCTCCAGCCAAGCTTTTAAAGGCAACAAATCACAGCTACAGTTCCAAGGGTTATCTTCCAGTTGCAGTTCAACAACACGGCCTATGTGTTCCAGAACTCCGATATAGGGGAGCTTCTGGATTCTGTTCCCTCGTATATCCAGATGGGTCAGAGATGCGAATCGGAAAATATTATCAGGAAGGAATGAAATCAGATTGTCATTAAGAATGAGAACTTTCAGTTTGTGGAGCTTATTGAAGGCTCCTCGTTCAATATACTTGATTAAATTGTAGTCAGCCTGGAGATACTCCAAGTTCTCTATGCCAAGGAAAGTGTCAGCTCGGAGAATCTTTAATTCATTGTTGTTCAAGTGCAACTGCTTTAATGCACTGAGCCCAAGAAAGGCTCCTCCCTCAATGTTCTGCAGTTTATTATTTCCCAGCTGCAGGGATACTGCGTGTGAAAAATTCAAGAATGTATTTGGAtagaggatatttaaaaaattgttttggaaatTGAGGTGATAAAAATTAGACCACGGTGGTTTCAGCTGATTTGGTCTGTAGACCGAAACCTTCTCACAGTTGACATAGAGCACATTCTCGACTGACACGCAGGAGCACACATTGCAAATTTCCACTGATAtgtcagaatctgcatttgtcGAAGAAATCAGGGCTGACAAAATCAGAAAGAGCCAAAGAAACATCTTCTTGCAATCAGCAAACAACTTTATGCttctgaataaagagaaataatctaaaaaataaaaagaaaacattttttcaatgATCATTACTTGAAAAAGTAACTTGCGTTTACATCATACCATAGTGAACACGTGGCTGTAATGATTAGCTTTGTATTTTGCTGCAAGTAGTCTCACTCAGGTGAACAATAACTGCCATGAATGCCATCAGTTTTATTTCCATACCTGTAGTTTATACACATTTTACATGTGCAGAACACACAACAAACAACAGGAGAAACAGGCTTAAATGTGCTTAAACCTTTACAATCTGAAAATATTTGATCTACATGGGCCATCAAACTCCACCCTTGAACACACACCTTTTGCAACTCTAATGACTGATCCCAGGTCATCAACTCTGCCTTTGTAGTTTGCACCACAAAGGCATTGCAATCtactctctgggcttcagcttgTTACGAGGCCAAACAGAGGAGATATTAGAGCCCTGGGTTCAACGAAGGGTGGCAATGGGAGGGACTGGGGTGCTATAGAGGGGACAGtcaaaagaacaaggaagaaggaGCCCTGGGAAGAGATCTGCCTGAGCTTCAGCCTACAGGTAAGCACACTGCCACGAGCCAGTTCACTTCTGTGCATGGCTGCCTTAAAAACCACAGATGACCCAGTGAGATTCTAGAAAAATAACTGAGTAGGAAATGGccaaattttaatttcaagtaaATACACAGTACCTAATTTCCTGTCAGTCATCTCccaatgggggcgggggggggaactTTTGTCTCTGGGTCCctgaaaggaggagagaaacctTCTTGCTCCTGAATTGCCTAGCTGACATTCAGACAgctttcccacccccccccaagaactGGCTCTCCTGTCTACCTGGCCCACTTCTATTCCTTTACATGCCATTTTGAACCAGGTCCGACGACTGACACTTGGCTCAGGTGCTTATCTCCTTTACTTTGACCACAGACTAGCACTGCTGAGGAAGTGGAGTTCACACACTACAATCCTTGAGTGCTTTTATCTGCAGCACCAGATACATTTAGTATAGTAGATGTCTTAAAATCATCACTTCCCAAACACCCCCTCCCAATATCACCACCCTATGTCTCTGTCTATAAACAAATCACGAATCACCTAGTGGAGTTTAATGCTTAGCAAATTAACCCGTTGTAGCCATTTCCTTAAATACTGCgtgcatatacaaatatatgcaaTGTTTCCCGGAAAAGCctaaaaggaaaagcaagcaCTGTGCATTGTACTGATGCAATTTTAGCCATGTGAGTCTTTTCCATCTTGAATGGGAAGCTGGCTGCAATTTCAATATGGTTACCaccaaatattaattaaataaataaattatccagGAACACACGATGAGGGAATGATACAAAGAAGTGTCACACAGAAACTCCTTTGTTTATTTTGCCCACGAGGAATCAGCTAGTGGTAAAACCAAAGAAGTCTCAAGGTAGACCATCCATTAGCCACGACCCAGaaagatttgcattttaagtaGTTTGGTTCCGAATACAGCCCGCAATGCCAGATGCTCCTTGCCCGCCATATAGACATGCATTTCCCCTATTCACCGTGATAGTTTGATTGGCAGTGCAAAAAGAAGTCATAAATTCTTAAGTATGACATCATCCAAGGCAACTTTCATTGTAAAATCAAAATTTCACatgatcaaaataaaacaaaacaaaaaaaccgaaTAACCTGAATTCAgtacaaaaacaagaacaaggaGCATCAGCAGATCTGAAATTGCATAAGGAGCTGCCCTCCTCGTAATTTCTACTTTAAATagcaaggggggaaaaagccaCAAGGACGAGCTAGGAAGTTCCCAAATGCATCTCCTGTGAAACAGAGAAAGCCGCAGGCAGCCGGAGTGTCAAGCGAGGGAGAGGGGGAGTTGATCACCAGGGAAGAGGGACTGAAAGGGCAAGAGACCATGGGGTAGTGGTGATAGGAGGCAAGAGAGCTAGAAGGGAGCtagaaagaggggaaggggggcacTGAATGTAAGCGAAAGAAACCTCCCATTCACATGGTACcactaaaacacacacattttaaaatcgggggaaaaaaggaaaataagaaccccccccccacacacacacacacaaagtatgaGTTGGGTACCAAAAGCCATCTCTCGGGCTGGCGGGAGCGGCGCGTCTGCCAAGAGCGGCCCGTCTCCCATCTACCTCTCCGTCTCTCGATCTCTGTGCCCTGCAAGACGCTCGGCTCCCACAGCCGGCCGGGACCGCACAAACCTGGCTAGCCTTACCACATATCCGGCATCCACCAGAGTGCCGTTCCTGGCGCTCCGCGCCCGTGCGGAAGGAGCCGGCCTGCGGGGGACAGACGCCTGCGGGGGGTGGGCCGAGGTGGCTCCCCTGGAGCTGGCAGGAGAAACGTCCGCCCGCCAGCCTAGGCGGGAGTGGGGGGCTTGGCCGAGAGACGCGGTCACTGTCGCCCCCTGTGCGCTACCTCGGGCCGGCGGCGACGCGGCTGGAGGGGCTGCAGGCGATGGCGCGTACCGCAATGTTTTGCCGCATCCCGGTGCCCGGAGCCGGCGCGCAGCCCCCTCCCGGGTGCCGGGTCCCGGGCCCAAGCAGCAGCCTCGTGGGTCGGGCAGCAGAGACGGGGACCGTTCGGGATGTCGTGGGGGCCTTCAGCTCCGCTGCGCACACATTTCTCCGCGCGCTCCCGTCCCACAAGGGGCAGCTATTGGAGTTTTCATCCGCCTCTCTAGACCCGGGCGTGCGGTGGTTGAGGGGTCAGAGGCGCCCAGCTCAGGCCACGAGGCCGAGGGCCACAGGGGCGTCACTGGCCCGCTTGTCACAGGCAGAGTGACCCGGTGGCTTCGTGGCCGAGAGCGGCGGTCCAGGCACcccctacccccccacacacacccttccaacccctcctcacacacacacactgaccagCCACAGAGTGCTTCTCTCACCAAGCCAAAAATCAGCTCAACATTTGGGCATCTTGCAAAGTCGCGCTGCCAGCACTTGCCCGGCTTTGCAGGGCTTTTAGAGTTACCCACGGGCTTCTCTCGTATTCCGTGTTGCTGAGTGCCAGTAATCTCCGACCAGCTCGGGGCCCACTGCCCTGAGCCCCCGATCCACGTCCGCCTAGAGTGCTTGTGAGGGGGGCGCAGAAAAAGCCAGCGCAGCGGCCCCGACAGCCTGAGCTGCCCTAGACCAGGACACTTTCCCCGCCGCCCCGGCTGCCCGGGGAGGCAGCGATGTTAAGGACACCGGATTCTTTTGGTCCTCAGGGACTTGCGACCGAGCGCGCCGTGGGTAGGCAAGCCGGGTGGTGGTGGGGTAGCCACTATGGTCGCTTTGGCCACTCCGCCGGCCCCAAGCCAACACGAcccaaactaaaaataataagctACCTGCCTCCCTCCGCGCGCACgcgcgtgtacacacacacacacacacacacacactcgcgcTACCGAACCAAGCGGGGAAGAGGCAGCGAGTGTCGGTGCAACTCGCGCAGCCCCGCTGGAAATTCACCCACCTCCGGAGCCCAGCAGCTCTCGCAGGGGCCGCCGCGCCGCGATCCGCTCTGCAGTTTCCACGATGGTCTCTACGTGATCCGGGATAGAGCTGCTCCGCGCCGGCTCGCCCGTCAAACCCACCAAGCAGTCCTCGCAGGCAAGCAGGCGGGCAgcggcgcgcgcgcgcgcacccGGCCAGACACCGCGCGTGCACCCAGCCCCTCGCACACGGGCTGCACCTTTACATACACGCGCCGaatccccgcccccgcccccgccccccctaCACCCCGCACACACGCAGCTTCCCTCCCGAAACTCAGGAACCTCGACCCCCGCACATTGCTGAGGCCCCCTGTCCTCCATCCAGACACCTCCACTTGATTCCTCTTCTACCCACACGCCAAGAAAGCGCACTTTCCTCCAGGCATCCGCCCCCTCTTTATGCCTAAAACACCCCCTAGGGAGGAGCGACCCCTTTCCTCACGCGTAGAGACCCCAGTCTCCAAACGCGAGCGCGCCAACCTCCATCCTCCCACCACATACACGCACACTCGggtcctttctcctccctcagtCCCCTAAGAACGaaggcgcgcgcgcgcgcgcacacacacacacacacacacacacacccggggCGTTCCTTTGAGAGAGCAACCAAGAACCCTGGCAAAGCCAAAGAAACGtcggaggtgggggagggggcgaaGGGAGGCAGATAGGGTCGTCGAGTCTACGCGGGATTGAATAATTCCAGGATCGAGGGGGGTGAGTCAACAACAATGACATTCAAAGGCAACAATCGCACTTGGGCTTTGTATAACGGGTACAGTACCTTCGGCTAATTGTCACCCCGCAGATCAGAGGGCTCCGGGAATACTTCTTCGGCAGCGGGCGATCCTGGATGGAGCCTTCTTGGGACCAGTTTCCTGCGATCCAGTAGTATCctcactccccctacctgtgtgcGCGTAAGGGGCTGGGGGCTTTAAGGCAAAAGTGTGAGGCTTTAGCCCAGAGTGAGACTTATTTAGTGGGTTAATTCTCCGCACCTTAGAACTCTGCGCGAGCCTTCGGTGTAGAACGGGTTAAGCAGTACGATTAGAGCTGgagatggggtgagggggagagggggagagggatagaggCAAGAGAGGTGTGGGACTGGGAGAGATGCCGCACTTGcgaccaaaagaagaaaaaaaaatctgctttggCTACTGAGCATGCCCAGTTCCCAGCTCGAGCCCTATAAGGGAGGCATTGTGTGCGTTCCACTTCTCCGGGCTTTGGTGGTGACCGGGAGGGGACTTTGgttggggagggtggtggtgaaTGAGAGGCTTTAGGGAAGGGGGGCAAGGTTTGGAGCTTTGGGGCTGTGGGGGAAGAGACCCATGGGATACCTTGGGGAGTCAGAAAGGAGACAACGGAAGGGACTACGAAAAGTCACTTTGGTAGCCCCCTCACTATCTTGTCTATACCAAAGAGGCTTTAGCAATTGAATCTCAAATATCCAGAGGCTGCAAATCCAGCGTGTGGATTGTCTAGGCCCCTTTCTTCTACCCATTTGCTAGTGCTTCCACAACAGAGTAGGAATATCCCGGGGAAAGGCTAATGTTCAAACGAGTTTCGTGCAGACTGGGAATTTAGTTAAAAAGCTTGGCAAGAAAGCAAATGTACCTGTGGGGCGGGGGACTTTGGCTATCCTGTGTGTATTTCAAATACCTGGCTTTCCTAAGGAGGAAAGGCTAAAACGGTCGTTttactccccttcccccaaccttGCTGTTTTTGTAGGTGCTTGGCTAAGAAAAACAACTCTCTCTCTTTACTTTGTGTCTGTGGGGATAAACTGGCTCCAGGTAAATAGAGCTAAGTTATAAATGGCAAGTATTTTCCTTAGCCCATTTTCGCCACATTTCAGGTAATACTGCAGGGCCCATTTCTTCAGGACCTATGTTCTGCCTAATCCACTTATTCAAATTCCAGTCGCTCTAGCCACAATAGGGTATAGTCAGGACCCAGAAAtgcttttacttaaaaatgaaaaactctttAAACTAAAACTAGCAATAGCTTTGAAACCAGAATTTGGCTGTCTGCCTGAACTCCTACAGTTAAACATTTACCATAATTGGTTGATGTTTAAAGGCCTCAAATCTAGGCAAAAAAATCCGATGAGCAAAGGATTTATTACATTATTTGTGGATACTGTCCTATCTTCTATATTATCTGTGGTATCTATTCATACATAAGTTccagttctttcatttttgtcatttcatgAGGCTGTCTTCAGGTTATATTCATGCAAATGTTTGCTGGGCACAGCATGTATATAGAGATGCATGTACAATAGTTAAATGAATACTTaaatagatatgtgtatataggCATATTTTCTTATGACCTTGGTAAATATTGCATCTTTCATTAAGAATCTTTTCTCTACCCCCACTCTTTACTGTCCttaaaaattttgtcttcttctcttttaaaaacctaGAGGCAGAAATTGAGTGGGCAGCAATGGTAAATTTTGCTGTATTCCATGTAAAATCCGTTACGAAATAGCATTACTTAAGGAAACACTAAAGGATCCGTCCATAACAACATAGGCACTTGTGCAGCTCCTCTTAGTAAGGTGAAATTTGTTTCCTCCATAGGTAACAGCTGCAGTATGTTGAAAAATCCCTCTACTGTTGTACATTTGAACAAAACAGATCCTGCTAATTAAGAACTCACATTTGCATTATATTGTATAATGCAATTTGAAAGTGGTAATGGATACCAAAACAAGTTGGCATTTATTCTAAATGCAAAGGACTCAGGAAGCTACAATATATTTTATCAGGATAGAGGAATTGTTTGTCCTTTACTATAAATGTTAACAAGATTCAATAGAATGAGCAAAAAAATTTTACGTGAAAATATAATGCACATTCCAAGCACTGTGATAGCTGAAAAGGCCAGATTTGGACAGTAAATATCAGATGATTTAAATGCCTACCTTTATTCAACTTTAGAAACTGTTCTTGAGAGTTGACTGTAATTCGACCGTAATAACTgtgaaatgttctttttcataTGGGTATGGAGACAGAAGTCTGAAAACAAGTACACCTAGAAAATCAATAAGCTACAATTAATAATAGTGCTAAAATCTTATCTGTGATTAATATCCAAGTCATTAAAATGAATGCTTTCATATAACACATTTTGCtgcttaaaaatgataaagtggATACTCCTAAAAATAACATAGAAGTAACAGCTTCCATGCCTTCTGCttcttttgctttcaaatttaaaaacccaATCCTTTAGTCCTGCAGTCtcttttctagctccttgaaTGACACGTGATATCCATATAGAACAATAGTAAACTAAAGGAAATTGCTagcttaaaaaaaggaagtaaatgtataaataaagtGTTAAGAAAACTCCAGCACTATTTATGGCaatggaaagaaacacaaagttgATGTTCTTCCTAAAATATATGAATGCAAATATTGTGAGACAGATTTGCAATAGCTTCATTGTTTTTCTACAAATGTTCCATCGTACTTAATCTTGGCTTTGCCAGGAGTACAACTGGAACCACAGGACTACGCCGATTTGCTGTGTCTCCCTCTTTCAGGGCAAATAAACAACTGCCCAGGAATTGCACCAAGCTCCAGGATAGCCTTAATTCCAAAGACAGTTTTAGTCAGTCAAATGCTACCATTCACAAATGAGTAAAACACCAACAAAACTTGGCCCTTTTCAGTGGTCTTGCACTCTCATATTCCTCATTTATCCTGCCTTGtcttgctggggttttttttgtttttgttttttttttgacttgagtaatctctactcctgacgtggggctcaaactcaggaacCTAAGGACTgagcagccaggcgccccctgtcttGTTGCTGTTTAAAATCAATTTAGCCTTAATTTTGGTATCCAGGTATCACACACAGATCTTTCAGTGTATGTTAATTTCGAAAATATATTTACACTCTGGCATTTAAGAAATTACGAATTTGGCATCTCTCGAATTGGAATACAAGAAAGTTCTGAAGATGTTAACATATCTCCTGGGAAGAGACGTTTCTAAGACCAAATAAGTTTAGAAGACCCTTGCTTCCATAAAGCTAAACAGTTTTTTAAACTTTGGGATTTCTCAGCAAATTCAATGGTATTAAAAATGCATTCTGACTTACAAGGGGAGAGGGATATAGCATGTAtcatttcccaaacttacttgACTATGTaagccttttttgttttaatcacatACACTTTGAGAAACCTTGTACTAATTGCTCATTTTTGCAAATTTTGTGGAAATCAGGAGCTGAAGGGTAGCTTTCAGATCATAATCTAATCCATACCATAGAAACTACTATCTATTGGGTGCCTCTTCTTCTTAGCCATATTGCCTCCAACattatttcctttagttctctGAACAATACTGCAAGggagagatttttcttctttaaaaatcaaggttCAGGGAAGTGAAGTggtttgtccaaggtcacacggtAATAAGAGACAgtcaggatttgatcccaggtcTTTGACGTCTTCCACACTTTCTTGTCCACAGAGGAATCAAGGCAATTTTAGTTTTGAAAGCATAATAGATTTTCCCCTCAAAGATAAACACTTGGGACACCAATGTTTGCAAGTAGCAAAGTATTAATACTCAACACTAGGTCAAACCAATAAAGGACATGGAAAACAGTTCAGATCGATTACGTATGACAGAGTCTCTTAAATCAGCTGCTTTCCCCCTTTGCCAATAGTGGGCTTGTTACATCCATCTTGCTCTTTTAACTTTCATACCTGAGTTGATTCTGGACCTGTGATGTCTCAATTGTCTCTTATTAGAGACAGTTGCCTTTGCTACTGCTAAATGGAGCCGGGTAGAGCAGTAGTGTCTCTAAACTGACTCTGCTCTCCAGGAGGGCACTGAGTAATCAGAGAAGGTGAGGTtagttgattgattgattagatTATACCAACCCACGTGACCTTCCATTTTTCTGGGGTACTTCATATTACAGCTGGTAACctgtctccccactcccccagatTCTAAGGTGTCAGCTATTAATGCGTTGAAATCTGAGTACTCCAGGCATTGGCTGATTTTTCACAAATTATTTCTGGAGGATTAATAAAGAAGAATATCTTGTTTCAAAGGATCTTTGTAATTTTGGCTCCTAATGAGTACTCGTTCACAGAGCGTACTCATCCCACCTATATTCTCTAGACTAACATTTTTCTAAGCCACAGATGCTGATATAATAGCGTGTGTTCTGtttacctgtttttctttctgagtaTTCTCTAACTTGAAAAAATACCATCTTTCTCACTCACTGTCAAAGATTAGAGCCCGGAAACAAGCTCCACTGCCCTCAGACAACTCAAAGATAATAAAGATcgtgaaataaaaaataggaagttAATAGCCAAACAATCTACTGTGAGAATTACTCCCATGGGCTGTACAAGTTCCAAAACACCAACCAAAGCTTtgtcagaaagacagagaagTTGATGAGAATCCTTCCATTTTTACCGTGCTCCATTCTATCTAGGGAACCAGAGTACTACCCCCAGCCAGCAAaacgtgatttttaaaaaattttggaaaaatattgagGGTCTCTTTGTCCACTGCTTTTTATAAGAGTATGACTTTGCCTTAGACATTTAAACTTAAAACTTTCCTTCCAAATTGATCTTGTTTCTAGCCCCTcctcttttgttttaagagaTTCCCTTTGGACAGTTCAAAACGTGGGTCAAAATCAGggacaggaaacaaaagcagaaaaggcATAATATGAAGATATGAGTTATGGTGTGACTGTATCCCAATTactatatcaaaaataaaatttatctctttctGAAGCTCAAAGGGTGAGTCAGAGGAAAGCAGAACATCTGTGTAAGCCAGTGTCATATATCTTTGATTGACTACCTTCTTTTTCAGTTCCAAATGGGAGCTTCTATTTCTCTGATCTGACTCAAATTGAGTAATGTCTACCCACATAA
This window harbors:
- the SLITRK4 gene encoding SLIT and NTRK-like protein 4 isoform X2, translated to MFLWLFLILSALISSTNADSDISVEICNVCSCVSVENVLYVNCEKVSVYRPNQLKPPWSNFYHLNFQNNFLNILYPNTFLNFSHAVSLQLGNNKLQNIEGGAFLGLSALKQLHLNNNELKILRADTFLGIENLEYLQADYNLIKYIERGAFNKLHKLKVLILNDNLISFLPDNIFRFASLTHLDIRGNRIQKLPYIGVLEHIGRVVELQLEDNPWNCSCDLLPLKAWLENMPYNIYIGEAICETPSDLYGRLLKETNKQELCPMGTGSDFDVRILPPSQLENGFTTPNGHTTQTSLHRLVTKPPKTTNPSKISGIVAGKSLSNRNLSQIVSYQTRVPPLTPCPAPCFCKTYPSDLGLSVNCQEKNIQSMSELVPKPLNAKKLHVNGNSIKDVDIADFAEFEGLDLLHLGSNQITVIKGDVFHNLTNLRRLYLNGNQIERLYPEIFSGLHNLQYLYLEYNLIKEILAGTFDSMPNLQLLYLNNNLLKSLPVYIFSGAPLARLNLRNNKFMYLPVSGVLDQLQSLTQIDLEGNPWDCTCDLVALKLWLEKLNDGIVMKELKCETPVQFANIELKSLKNEILCPKLLNKPSAPLTSPAPAMTFTTPLGPIRSPPGGPVPLSILILSILVVLILTVFVAFCLLVFVLRRNKKPTVKHEGLGNPECGSMQLQLRKHDHKTNKKDGLGTEAFIPQTIEQMSKSHTCGLKESETGFMFSDPPGQKVVMRNVADKEKDLLHVDSRKRLSTIDELDELFPSRDSNVFIQNFLENKKEYNSIGVSGFEIRYPEKQQDKKNKKSLIGGNHSKIVVEQRKSSEYFELKAKLQSSPDYLQVLEEQTALNKI
- the SLITRK4 gene encoding SLIT and NTRK-like protein 4 isoform X1; this translates as MEDRGPQQCAGVEVPEFREGSCVCAGCRGGGGGGGDSARVCKGAARVRGAGCTRGVWPGARARAAARLLACEDCLVGLTGEPARSSSIPDHVETIVETAERIAARRPLRELLGSGDYFSLFRSIKLFADCKKMFLWLFLILSALISSTNADSDISVEICNVCSCVSVENVLYVNCEKVSVYRPNQLKPPWSNFYHLNFQNNFLNILYPNTFLNFSHAVSLQLGNNKLQNIEGGAFLGLSALKQLHLNNNELKILRADTFLGIENLEYLQADYNLIKYIERGAFNKLHKLKVLILNDNLISFLPDNIFRFASLTHLDIRGNRIQKLPYIGVLEHIGRVVELQLEDNPWNCSCDLLPLKAWLENMPYNIYIGEAICETPSDLYGRLLKETNKQELCPMGTGSDFDVRILPPSQLENGFTTPNGHTTQTSLHRLVTKPPKTTNPSKISGIVAGKSLSNRNLSQIVSYQTRVPPLTPCPAPCFCKTYPSDLGLSVNCQEKNIQSMSELVPKPLNAKKLHVNGNSIKDVDIADFAEFEGLDLLHLGSNQITVIKGDVFHNLTNLRRLYLNGNQIERLYPEIFSGLHNLQYLYLEYNLIKEILAGTFDSMPNLQLLYLNNNLLKSLPVYIFSGAPLARLNLRNNKFMYLPVSGVLDQLQSLTQIDLEGNPWDCTCDLVALKLWLEKLNDGIVMKELKCETPVQFANIELKSLKNEILCPKLLNKPSAPLTSPAPAMTFTTPLGPIRSPPGGPVPLSILILSILVVLILTVFVAFCLLVFVLRRNKKPTVKHEGLGNPECGSMQLQLRKHDHKTNKKDGLGTEAFIPQTIEQMSKSHTCGLKESETGFMFSDPPGQKVVMRNVADKEKDLLHVDSRKRLSTIDELDELFPSRDSNVFIQNFLENKKEYNSIGVSGFEIRYPEKQQDKKNKKSLIGGNHSKIVVEQRKSSEYFELKAKLQSSPDYLQVLEEQTALNKI